One Triticum dicoccoides isolate Atlit2015 ecotype Zavitan chromosome 4B, WEW_v2.0, whole genome shotgun sequence genomic window carries:
- the LOC119292029 gene encoding probable receptor-like protein kinase At5g24010: MAVHVVPPLLLLLATALPYSALAVFSPDFSFFLACGAGDDVTFPSDNPTRTFVRDDGYLSQGRPAAVSANASSGAASNPLYAAARADSSAFSYRLAYPATAGASSFLVLRLHFFPFVPASSSTSLSSARFTVSVLDAYALLPAFSPPADGVVKEFFVPRGGSKEFTIRFSPDAGSSAFVNAVELFPAPQQLLWNGSNSVVPVGVLGNDDLAQWQLDALEMVYRLNVGGPKVTRENDTLWRTWLPDGAYLFGAPGQSVVNNTSSPIIYNPPNTREVAPDVVYRTQRAANVTDFLRATTPGLNFNVTWTFPAEAGSRYLVRLHFCDYEVVSSVVGVGIVFNVYVAQAIGSRDLAPNAQATQPNEALYLDYAATAPRAGNLTVSIGTSSKSSGGGILNGLEIMKLRSVDLSSPGSHALTKRSIIIIVLATVLGAAVLACAVLCFFVMRRRKRRQVAPPASTEDKESTQLPWSPYTQEGISGWADESTNRSNEGTTARMQRVSTKLHISLPELKAATDNFHERNLIGVGGFGNVYKGALSDGTPVAVKRAMRASKQGLPEFQTEIVVLSGIRHRHLVSLIGYCNEQAEMILVYEYMEKGTLRSHLYGSDEPVLSWKQRLEICIGAARGLHYLHSGYSENIIHRDVKSTNILLGTDDGGSTGGGAIIAKVADFGLSRIGPSLGETHVSTAVKGSFGYLDPEYFKTQQLTDRSDVYSFGVVLFEVLCARPVIDQSLDRDQINIAEWAVRMHGEGKLDKIADARIAGEVNDNSLRKFAETAEKCLADYGADRPSMGDVLWNLEYCLQLQETHVNRDAFEDSGAVATQLPADVVVPRWVPSSTSLLMMDDADETGLSMTELADSQVFSQLNARGEGR, encoded by the coding sequence ATGGCCGTCCACGTCGTaccacccctcctcctcctcctcgccacggCCCTCCCGTACTCCGCCCTCGCCGTTTTCTCCCCGGATTTCTCTTTCTTCCTCGCGTGCGGCGCAGGCGACGACGTCACCTTCCCGTCCGACAACCCCACGCGCACCTTCGTGCGGGACGACGGTTACCTCTCGCAAGGGCGTCCCGCCGCGGTGTCTGCAAACGCCAGCTCCGGCGCGGCCTCCAACCCTCtgtacgccgccgcgcgcgccgacAGCTCGGCCTTCTCCTACCGCCTCGCGTACCCCGCCACGGCGGGCGCGTCGTCGTTCCTCGTCCTGCGCCTCCACTTCTTCCCGTTCgtccccgcctcctcctccaccagcCTTTCCTCCGCGCGCTTCACCGTCTCGGTCCTCGACGCCTACGCCCTGCTGCCCGCCTTCTCGCCGCCGGCCGACGGCGTCGTCAAggagttcttcgtcccgcgcggcgGGTCGAAAGAATTCACCATCAGGTTCAGCCCGGACGCCGGCTCCTCCGCGTTCGTCAATGCAGTCGAGCTGTTCCCAGCCCCGCAGCAGCTGCTGTGGAACGGCTCCAACTCGGTGGTGCCGGTGGGCGTCCTGGGGAACGACGACTTGGCCCAGTGGCAGCTGGACGCGCTGGAGATGGTGTACCGCCTCAACGTCGGCGGGCCCAAGGTGACCAGGGAGAACGACACGCTCTGGCGGACGTGGCTCCCCGACGGCGCCTACCTCTTCGGCGCCCCCGGGCAGTCGGTGGTGAACAACACCTCCAGCCCGATCATCTACAACCCGCCGAACACAAGGGAGGTGGCACCGGACGTGGTGTACAGGACGCAGCGCGCGGCGAACGTGACGGACTTCCTGCGGGCGACAACGCCGGGCCTGAACTTCAACGTCACGTGGACGTTCCCGGCGGAGGCAGGGTCCCGCTACCTCGTCCGCCTCCACTTCTGCGACTATGAGGTGGTCAGCTCCGTCGTCGGTGTTGGCATCGTCTTCAACGTCTATGTCGCGCAAGCCATTGGCAGCAGAGACCTCGCGCCGAATGCTCAGGCGACTCAGCCGAACGAGGCCTTATATCTTGACTACGCGGCCACGGCGCCGAGAGCTGGGAACCTCACCGTCAGCATTGGCACGTCGTCGAAAAGCAGCGGGGGCGGCATACTGAACGGGCTGGAGATCATGAAGCTGCGATCCGTCGACCTGAGCTCGCCGGGGTCGCATGCCCTGACGAAGagaagcatcatcatcatcgtgctCGCGACGGTGCTCGGCGCCGCCGTCCTTGCGTGCGCGGTGCTCTgctttttcgtcatgcggcggaggAAGCGCAGACAGGTGGCGCCGCCGGCGTCGACGGAGGATAAGGAGAGCACGCAGCTGCCGTGGTCACCGTACACGCAGGAAGGCATCTCCGGGTGGGCCGACGAGTCGACGAACCGGTCCAACGAGGGCACGACCGCCAGGATGCAGAGGGTGAGCACCAAGCTGCACATCTCGCTGCCGGAGCTCAAGGCCGCCACGGACAACTTCCACGAGCGCAACCTCATCGGCGTCGGCGGGTTCGGCAACGTGTACAAGGGCGCGCTCTCCGACGGCACGCCCGTGGCGGTGAAGCGCGCCATGCGCGCCTCCAAGCAGGGCCTGCCGGAGTTTCAGACCGAGATCGTGGTGCTGTCCGGCATCCGGCACCGGCACCTGGTGTCGCTCATCGGCTACTGCAACGAGCAGGCGGAGATGATCCTGGTGTACGAGTACATGGAGAAGGGCACGCTGCGGAGCCACCTGTACGGCTCCGACGAGCCGGTGCTGTCGTGGAAGCAGCGGCTCGAGATCTGCATCGGCGCCGCCAGGGGCCTGCACTACCTGCACAGCGGCTACTCGGAGAACATCATCCACCGCGACGTCAAGTCCACCAACATCCTCCTCGGGACCGACGACGGCGGCAGCACCGGCGGCGGCGCGATCATCGCCAAGGTGGCCGACTTCGGGCTGTCGCGCATCGGGCCATCGCTGGGGGAGACGCACGtcagcacggcggtgaagggcagcTTCGGGTACCTGGACCCTGAGTACTTCAAGACGCAGCAGCTCACGGACCGCTCCGACGTCTACTCCTTCGGCGTGGTGCTCTTCGAGGTGCTCTGCGCGCGCCCGGTCATCGACCAGAGCCTCGACCGCGACCAGATCAACATCGCTGAGTGGGCCGTGAGGATGCACGGGGAGGGGAAGCTCGACAAGATCGCCGACGCCAGGATCGCCGGTGAGGTGAACGACAACTCGCTGCGCAAGTTCGCCGAGACGGCGGAGAAGTGCCTCGCGGACTACGGCGCCGACCGCCCCTCCATGGGCGACGTGCTGTGGAACCTCGAGTACTGCCTCCAGCTGCAGGAGACGCACGTCAACAGGGACGCCTTCGAGGACAGCGGCGCCGTCGCCACGCAGCTCCCCGCCGACGTCGTCGTGCCGCGCTGGGTGCCGTCGTCGACGAGTCTGCTCATGATGGACGACGCGGACGAGACGGGACTGAGCATGACCGAGCTCGCCGACAGCCAGGTCTTCTCCCAGCTCAACGCTCGCGGCGAGGGACGATGA